The Bacillus sp. B-jedd sequence TAATCGCATATTCATAGCGTTTCAGAAAATGTCCTCTGTCGATATTGAAAAGAAGGTAATGAAAGTGGTAGCTGGACTGGAGAACATGGGAGTTGTATGCCGGTTATCTTACAGCTCTCCATTTCATAACATGGCAGAATTCAATACCTCCTATTTGGACTGCGACTTGGCTCTTGACATTTCCGGAAAAGATGAAAAAATTATCCCGTTCTCAAAAGTTGAATCAAAAGCACTGATTTTCAAAATAGAACTGGCCGAGGCCAACAAATTTTCAAAAAGACTAATGAATAAACCTTTAGAAAAATATGCTGACACTCTTCAGGTGTTTTTTGACAACAACCTGAATATACACGCAACTGCCGCGGCTATGTTCCTGCATCGGAATACCCTTGTCTACAGGCTTTCCAAAATTCAGGAAGAAACAGGCTTTGATCCTAAAGTCTTTTATGACGCCCTTACTCTCCAGCTAGCGCTCTGGACAACGGAAAAAACCAGAAAGACGATACCACCAGCCGAAACAGAAGGAAAGGATGGTTAACTGAACGCGCTAAATGGTATTGGAGGAAAAAACCAGATATGAATTAAAAGTATTTATAACACCTACGCATACAATATTCTTTTCGAGAAAAACTTCTACAAATTCCTAGCGGGACAAATAGAGACTATTTTGCCCCTCGAAAAGACAATCATCCTTACTCCGTCCATCGAGGGGAATAGGCCATAAGAGCTTCTTTTCTATTTATTCTTTTAAAATTACAACTGTAAATTGATAAATAGCAATGCAAGACCCATAGGAACAAGCAAAACAGGTGATGACAAATACCAAACCAACGAAACTCCCACTAATAATGAAAATAAAGACGGAAACAGCCTAAATTTCCGTCTCAATTTCTCTCCACATTTATCGCAGTTTGTCATCTTACCAACCCCTGTTCAATAAATATACTTTGCCTGGGTTTTATCTTCATCCGGCGGGAGACAAATTAATTCCATAGACCAATGTAGAAAAGTTGGGATGCATCCGTTCTCTCTTTTGCATCAAAAGTCTGCTTTTCTTCTTATTAAAAATAACTCAGTAACTTGTTAAAAACACTTTCCCTTTTGTTCCTTTGGAAGATTCTACTGCATCAATTGCAGTTTTTATATCAGCTAGGTCATACATAGAATTTACCTCTTTAAACCGTAATTTCTTCTCCTCCAATAGCCTTATCAAAGGGCTAAAGGCTTCTTGCCATTTATGTATGGAGACACTTTTATTCCAATTCCGCAAATGAAACATTTTAGCATTCACTTTTGCATTATTTACAATATCTGCCCAGTTTAGTTGTATTCCCGACAAAAGACCGATGGTTAAAAAGTTACCACCAGGGTGCACACAAAAAGCCAATTCGTTCCCAGAGGAACCCCCAATAGAGTCAATTGCAGCATCCGCGCCAATTCCATTTGTTAACTCCATGACTGTTTTGATGAGCGGAACTTTAGAGGTATCGATCACATCCGACGCACCAAGATGCAGTAAATCTCTTGTATAGTTATTATTTCTAGTAACTGCAATTAATCGAAAACCTAATATCTTCGATAGTTGCGCAAAAATATGCCCAATGGATGAACCAGAGGCATTAACCAACAAAACATCATTCGGCCTTAATTTTAATACTTCCGTACAAGTCACCCATGCCGTAATTGGATTAATATATAATTGTGATGCAGCAAAGTCATCAATGGAATCAGGCACCGGGACCGCAAATTCTGCTGATGTCCTCACAAATTCTTGCCAAGTGCCTTCCCCTCGTAAAGGTAAAACACGCTTTCCAATATAATTTTTAGAAACTGATGAACCGACTTCTTCTACTATACCAACTCCTTCATAGCCGGGGATATTCGGCAGTGAAATTCGATGTGAATATGCCCCTCTAATCGGGATTAAGTCAGAAGGATTTATCGGCCGTACTGACATACGAACAAGGATTTCATTATCTTTTGGCGATTGAATTCGTTTATGCTCAATTTTCAACACATTTTTAGGACTGCCGAATTCATAGAATTTTAGACATTTTGCACTCAAAACAATTAAATCTCCTTAAAACAATCCAATTTTATTCTAAAATACCACCTTAAAAATGATGCAGGGGAGGGTCCCAGCACTTCCTTCGACAATCGAAAGAAGCAGCAGTACCATCCCCCTGCCTCACTCTTATCATCTTATCAATCCGTCATAAACTTATACCGCAGGATAGCCGCCAGCCCTGCTCCGTGTTTGAATTCACCCTTGGCAACAAGATCCTTCACTTCCTCCATCGTCAGCTGATGGAGTTCTAGTTGCTCACTATTCTCAAGGTTTTGCGCAGTTTCCGTCAGACCTGCCGCCGCGAAAAGGAAAATCTCCTCGGCAGTTGAGCCCGGTGACGGGTAAAAGCTCCCCAGCTCCATCCAATGCTCGGCCACATGCCCAGTCTCCTCTTCCAACTCCCTTTTCGCCGTCTCGATCGGCAATCCGTTGGCGTCCTCAATCATTCCTCCTGGCAGCTCCCACTCCCAGCTTTTCACCGCATGGCGATATTGCTTTAAACAAATGACTTTATGATCCTGCGTAATCGGAAGGATACAGACTCCTTTTGCAAAATCCAAATATGAAAAGTTTTTTTCCTCACCATTCGGCAGAACCACACGGTCAACTGTAACATCGAATCTATCTACCTTCGCCTTAATAGAATTGGCTATCTTCCACTCCATCAAACTCACCCCAGCTTCAACTATTATCATCATTCACCGTTCCCATTGTACTACCTTCAACCACCTTTGCCAAAAAGGAGCAACCCTAACATCCGGCCAAGGGAGGAAATCATCACCTTTCAAAAAGAAGCTAAGGGACGGTTTCAGCTAATCCTTCCACACCCGAAAGAAACAGCAGAACCGACCGAAGCATTAAAAAACACCTCCGTATAATTGGAAGTGTAGTTTTTATGAAATATCCGGGAGCCCTTATTGCCTAACACTGTCCAGTAAGGTTCTACCCTTACCTTTTATAACCTATAGAGCCGCACCCCCTCCCTCTTACCAAATCAAAATCTCATTATCAAAACGCAGCATCGCCGCTTCCATTCCCTTTGCATCAGCTTCCTGCAGAGGAATCTCGAGCCTGTCATCGTTATCAAAAATCAGCCTGATATTCCATTCCACCATTTCGGACCGCTTTACCCTCCGGCTAATAAATGAGCACAACGAATCCCGGTAACCAGGAACCGTGCTGTCAAAACTCTTTCCGGTCACAATAAGTTGCGGCATAACATAAGCGGTAAGCATACCGCTCCCTTGCTCTCCTTCAAAGAAAAACTGCAAATAATCACGCATGAATATCACAGAACTTACCTCAGCTTTTTCCAACTCGCGTATCATTCCAATTCCCCCAGTGAATGTAATTTATATTTATATCTTTCCCGGGCCCAGCCTATGTAAGCTGAATAAAATTGAACACTTTACGACAATCAAATACAAGAGAAAGTCGCCCAATTCCACCCGTCTCTCCTAGCAAAATAAAAACCTTGTGATAGCGAAGGAACCCAATGCACACATGCTTCATCTCAAAAAAACAAAACCAGTTGGTTAACGGTTTTGTTTTGAAGGACGAAATATCATTATCGGGTTCTCTAAAATAATTCAGCTAAACAATTTTAAAATGATTATTAACAAAATCGCGATGGAAAAAAATCCAGCCATGAAGTATCCAAAGTATTTCAATGGTTTTGGCAGCTTATTTAAATCTGCTTTAGCAAGGTTTGCAACATTTCCCTCTACCTTGTTCATGTGGTCTATTGCCTCATTAAAAGGTTTATTATCCTGACTCATTGCAACTCCCCCTTTTCCCTATATATTAACATATTAATTCCCTTTTTTTTCAAAATATTCATCAACTATCGCGCTCTAGTAGCTCAGCATGGAACTAATCAAAAAAGGCGATTCATCCCCAGGACTAACGTTTTCAAGACTTAATTTTATATCGATCAAATTCCTTGGGAGACAGCAAAAAGAATCTCTAGCAATTTTGTTGGAGATTCTTTTAATTATGGCTCTGTTATCCTTGATTGTTGATTTCGACTTCCGGAGGAATGAAACATAGGGTATTGTCCCCTGCTTCACTCTAATTCTTTAACTGTTGACGGCTGTGGGATCCATGTGGATGATTTCCCAGTAATGTCCGTCGAGGTCTTGATAGCTCCTGTAGTACATGAATCCTTGGTCGTGTGGCTCGCTTGCCACTTTGCCGCCTGCCGCAATGGCCTTATTTTTTCCAGCCTCTCTTTTGCTCTGGACAAATTAATCTACATTTCTAGTAGGTGCAATATAGCCACATCTTATCTCACTATTTTAAAGTTTTCATCGTCCTCGGTTACTGGCACTTCAATGATATTCACTTTCTTGACAGAAGCCCGTTTCAACGACTGCATGCAATTGACCAAGAAATTAATTTTCGATTCTTCCCCTTGCATTTCGGCTTCAACACTCCCATCTTTTAAATTCCTTACCCACCCTGTTAAGCTCAATCTTTCGGCAATACGAAATAATTCCAGGCGAAATCCAACTTTTTGCACTCTTCCTGAAAAAACGATTTTTTTCCTGATCCTATTAGCGGAAGTAAATGGCGGTAACTTAATACTATTTGCATGCCAAATTACGTAGCCATCCCTTAGTTTTTTCAAAACATGCATTCTTCCCCATCCCCTTTTTCGATTTTGAAGCGTATGGCTAGGATTAAGTTTTATATTGATTCTAAGTATAAAGATAACCGACTAGTGAGGGAGCTTATCTGAGTTAACGTCTCCGCTTTTTTGATTCCACAGCTGCTTACCCCATTGGCGTAAAAGTTTTCCAACCCTCGAATTAATTTAAAGATTTAAATTAACAAATTCAACAAAAAGGCCGTTAATCCTTCTTGGATTAACGTGCCCGTTTTGAACCATTACCGTTTTTTCCATAATCCACTTTTCAGATCAACTTCTTTAGGACGAATTGTATGTCGCATTCTTGTTGAAAATCATTTGACATCGTGGGGAGAAATCCTAACCTCGTTTAAAAGCTTGCTTTACTCATTCGATTTTATTGTTTTGGAGCCATCCTGGTTGTCGTCAACAATACTTACTCCGGACCTGTTTTCCAGCGATCCGCCAACATTAGCACCTGCAACAGTACCATATGGATCAAGCGCGGAAGCCATGGTATCCGCAGGAACAACACCTACATTAAATGCTATTGACCCGCTATCATTATTGTCCCGTTTGCGCTCGTTGATATCAGTCATTATTTTTCACTCCCTCATTATTTATATGGAAGTGCAATTCCTTAGCAGCACTGTCCCGTACCATATTCTGCCCATTTAGGGCAATTTTACGAAGAGTAAAATATTCATTAACTATTTCATAGCAAGTATAACCTTCGGAGTTATAGTTTCCTTAAAAACCCCGGCTGGATTAACCGCCAGCAATTCTTCCTTCAATCGCAGAATAATTTGTTAAATAAAATCAAAAAAATGGAGGAGCAGGTAGGAAGGTTCATAACAATTGTGACCATCTAGACCAAAAGAATGAATTCTTTAATTTTCACAGCGCTTCACTTTATATTGTTATTTACTCCTGATAGTATAGTTGGAACATTCAACAAATGTAGAAGGGAGCATAATATGAGTAAATTTTGGACGAAGCTTTTACTGACAATTTCTGTAATGATGGTGCTGAATGGATGTGCCGCAGGAGAAAAATCGGATGGCAAGAAAACGACAAATACGGGAAATAATGCTGAGAAGAGCGTAAGCACAGAGGAACAGACGGAACCACAAGCTAATGCAGAACTAAAGGATGTTGAAAATAAAACTGTTGGCACTGTAAGCTTTTTTGCCCAAGACAATCATGTTCAAATTGTCGCCAATATAGATGGCCTGGAGCCGGGGCACCATGGTTTTCATATCCATGAAAAGGGTATCTGTGAACGTGATGCCAAGGAGGGGCCTTTCACAACAGCAGGTGGACATTTTAATCCAGATGGCAAAATGCACTCGGAACATGCTGGTGATATGCCTTCCCTATATGTTAACGAGGATGGAACTGCTTCCTATTCCGCAACGTTCAATCGCTTAACCATTGATCAACTGAAAAAAGAAAAACTGGCTGTAATCGTCCACGCAAATCCTGATAACTTCGGCAATATACCTGATCGCTATCAAACAGAAGGAAAAACTGGCCCAGATGAAGCAACGATGAAAGCTGGGGATGCAGGAGACAGACAAGCATGTGGAGTGATTTTGAGTACAGATGAAGATAAGAAATAATAAAGGATATTAAAAGAACCCTATACAATGTTGTGTAGGGTTTCTCTATATTTTTCAATTTTGCAACAATCGCTTCAATATCTTCAGCAGCAAAGCAATCCAATCCTCAACATACACACCTGCTATTTAACAAGCCTTTGTTCTAACTCATCCTTTTGACGCAAGTGATGACGAAAATGCATACCGACTAAATCATACCATTCCGTTGCATTCAACCAGCCGAACCCTCCATGCTTTACTTTATAATTCGGGTTAATATTTTCCACTTTTGTTTCCCATAGGCTCAACCTTGAAATAACCTGTTCCATTCTATTGATTAGTTCCTCCCTGCTATCTGAATTATTTGGTGGGGCATTCAGTTCATCCGGTAATCGTATTTTAATTGGCGGAAACCCTCCATTCTTAAATAAACGTTCACCGAACTCCGTTTTCCCGAGGGGTTGCACCTCATTTAAGGCAGCACATGTCTCCATATTATCTAGATACTCATGGGCAACAACGATTAAATGGTCATACATTTGCCCAATAGACCAAACTCCTTCTTCAGATATGTATCTTAACTGTTCCAAAGAGTATTTTTGAAGCTCGTTTTTATAAGTATGAATCAGTTTAAGTTCACTCAAATTAATCTCCTCTTTTCTATAAAGTCCTCTTCATTTAGTTCACCTTTGTTGGCAACACTTAGCTTCGCTATGTATTGTTTCTAGAGCGTTAGTAAGATTTCCTCTATTCTTGCTTCCTTACCAAAACCATCCCTTACATTTTTTCCTGTTAAAA is a genomic window containing:
- a CDS encoding DinB family protein — translated: MSELKLIHTYKNELQKYSLEQLRYISEEGVWSIGQMYDHLIVVAHEYLDNMETCAALNEVQPLGKTEFGERLFKNGGFPPIKIRLPDELNAPPNNSDSREELINRMEQVISRLSLWETKVENINPNYKVKHGGFGWLNATEWYDLVGMHFRHHLRQKDELEQRLVK
- a CDS encoding zinc-dependent alcohol dehydrogenase family protein, whose translation is MSAKCLKFYEFGSPKNVLKIEHKRIQSPKDNEILVRMSVRPINPSDLIPIRGAYSHRISLPNIPGYEGVGIVEEVGSSVSKNYIGKRVLPLRGEGTWQEFVRTSAEFAVPVPDSIDDFAASQLYINPITAWVTCTEVLKLRPNDVLLVNASGSSIGHIFAQLSKILGFRLIAVTRNNNYTRDLLHLGASDVIDTSKVPLIKTVMELTNGIGADAAIDSIGGSSGNELAFCVHPGGNFLTIGLLSGIQLNWADIVNNAKVNAKMFHLRNWNKSVSIHKWQEAFSPLIRLLEEKKLRFKEVNSMYDLADIKTAIDAVESSKGTKGKVFLTSY
- a CDS encoding acylphosphatase; amino-acid sequence: MHVLKKLRDGYVIWHANSIKLPPFTSANRIRKKIVFSGRVQKVGFRLELFRIAERLSLTGWVRNLKDGSVEAEMQGEESKINFLVNCMQSLKRASVKKVNIIEVPVTEDDENFKIVR
- a CDS encoding NUDIX hydrolase, translated to MMIIVEAGVSLMEWKIANSIKAKVDRFDVTVDRVVLPNGEEKNFSYLDFAKGVCILPITQDHKVICLKQYRHAVKSWEWELPGGMIEDANGLPIETAKRELEEETGHVAEHWMELGSFYPSPGSTAEEIFLFAAAGLTETAQNLENSEQLELHQLTMEEVKDLVAKGEFKHGAGLAAILRYKFMTD
- a CDS encoding superoxide dismutase family protein, which translates into the protein MSKFWTKLLLTISVMMVLNGCAAGEKSDGKKTTNTGNNAEKSVSTEEQTEPQANAELKDVENKTVGTVSFFAQDNHVQIVANIDGLEPGHHGFHIHEKGICERDAKEGPFTTAGGHFNPDGKMHSEHAGDMPSLYVNEDGTASYSATFNRLTIDQLKKEKLAVIVHANPDNFGNIPDRYQTEGKTGPDEATMKAGDAGDRQACGVILSTDEDKK